A DNA window from Sylvia atricapilla isolate bSylAtr1 chromosome 6, bSylAtr1.pri, whole genome shotgun sequence contains the following coding sequences:
- the LOC136362661 gene encoding galectin-related protein A-like isoform X1, whose product MTEERCAKVEQYVGEIKGGLRPTMKLTVIGMVHSKPKSFSVTLLCDPVDANKDVGLLFTVNFSEKSITRNARIAGKWGREEKTIPYFPFTAGDTFKMELLCEHQQIRVLLDGRQLCDFTHRIQPLSLVKALRISGDIKLTKVA is encoded by the exons ATGACAGAGGAGAGGTGTGCCAAA GTGGAGCAGTATGTTGGTGAAATTAAAGGTGGCCTGAGACCAACCATGAAACTCACAGTCATAGGCATGGTACACTCCAAACCCAAGAG cttttcagtgaCTCTGCTCTGTGATCCAGTGGATGCCAACAAAGATGTTGGGCTGTTATTTACAGTTAACTTCAGTGAGAAATCCATCACCCGAAATGCACGAATTGCTGGGAAatggggaagagaggagaagactATTCCCTACTTTCCATTTACAGCAGGTGACACATTCAAG ATGGAGCTCTTATGTGAACACCAGCAAATACGAGTCTTGCTTGATGGTCGGCAGCTCTGTGACTTCACTCACCGCATTCAGCCTCTGAGCTTAGTGAAAGCTTTGCGGATCTCAGGGGACATCAAGCTTACCAAAGTGGCTTGA
- the LOC136362661 gene encoding galectin-related protein A-like isoform X2: MKLTVIGMVHSKPKSFSVTLLCDPVDANKDVGLLFTVNFSEKSITRNARIAGKWGREEKTIPYFPFTAGDTFKVIFQMELLCEHQQIRVLLDGRQLCDFTHRIQPLSLVKALRISGDIKLTKVA; the protein is encoded by the exons ATGAAACTCACAGTCATAGGCATGGTACACTCCAAACCCAAGAG cttttcagtgaCTCTGCTCTGTGATCCAGTGGATGCCAACAAAGATGTTGGGCTGTTATTTACAGTTAACTTCAGTGAGAAATCCATCACCCGAAATGCACGAATTGCTGGGAAatggggaagagaggagaagactATTCCCTACTTTCCATTTACAGCAGGTGACACATTCAAGGTAATTTTTCAG ATGGAGCTCTTATGTGAACACCAGCAAATACGAGTCTTGCTTGATGGTCGGCAGCTCTGTGACTTCACTCACCGCATTCAGCCTCTGAGCTTAGTGAAAGCTTTGCGGATCTCAGGGGACATCAAGCTTACCAAAGTGGCTTGA